The following are encoded in a window of Telmatobacter sp. DSM 110680 genomic DNA:
- a CDS encoding TonB-dependent receptor plug domain-containing protein: MPLRVLQRFFISLLSSKHIFAAVLLCICAVAGNAASIRGIVTDASGARVSGATVDLLSNGQVMGSAVSGADGSYQILTGMRGRFFLVVSATKFRQLETPDFYAGQLDNIERNIVLEPEWVHESIVVTATGTPTPQPQTGAATSVIGPAELESYQDLVSSLRVMPGTFVAQEGQRGAQTSLFVRGGNSDGNLVLIDGVNAGDLGGRFDFGPQSTTAMERSEIYRGPNSSLYGAGAESGVVSMTTPHGTTDFPSLIFHGDWGSFISSREELEAAGTFGKLDYLGAYSWQQTANDLPHDEYHVGTVGANLGFQPTGSTKLRGTLHYGVDGTGVPGTWEFHHLADNATEKDQDLYISGSIDNQTTADFHNMVRYGATRKREQYNLWEQTGAGVFDAYGDSFGDQVTITGANGYAVSGRALMDFGGIYPQGYQLFSNRDALVYQGDYTVTPHLTAQIGFGYEDERYTGAIHRTNYDYRAAVHGDFKNRLFYMLGGDLEHYSLFGVQTSPRAGLSFYAFRPRKGVLSGTRLMFNFGDAVREPSGTDQLYSLYTFLEQNPPDGPTTIQQMHISPIGAPTSRTYEGGLEQAIFSEHLIFKTSFFHNEFGRQIEYVGLDLIPQLLPNLSSAQQIALEQQLQADGAYELTLNTEAYRAMGVEATMESGIGRSIFLRGGYTYLDATIQRSYTNDDVNLLGPVPTFNGIPVGPYAPLVGARPFRRPPHAGFFAASYSHSWLTMLFNSAFASRSDDSDFLAGYDINGGNTLLLPNRNLDHGYAKLDFGGTIRLRDWLGFYALAENLTNNQHIAPIGYVSLPTGVRLGLKFQWGKEKPNVTPSASR, from the coding sequence ATGCCGTTACGCGTGCTTCAGCGCTTTTTTATCAGCCTGCTTTCGTCCAAACACATTTTTGCGGCCGTGCTCTTGTGCATATGTGCCGTCGCGGGAAATGCCGCCTCGATTCGCGGTATCGTCACCGATGCTTCAGGTGCGCGAGTCAGCGGTGCTACCGTTGATCTACTTTCCAACGGACAGGTTATGGGGTCGGCAGTCTCTGGAGCGGACGGAAGCTATCAGATTCTGACTGGTATGCGCGGACGATTTTTTCTGGTGGTCTCCGCCACGAAGTTTCGTCAGCTTGAGACGCCGGATTTCTACGCGGGACAACTCGACAACATTGAGCGCAACATCGTTCTTGAGCCTGAGTGGGTACACGAGTCAATCGTGGTGACCGCAACCGGAACACCCACTCCGCAGCCTCAGACCGGTGCCGCTACCAGCGTGATTGGACCCGCGGAATTGGAGTCGTATCAGGACTTGGTGAGTTCGCTGCGCGTGATGCCGGGAACATTTGTCGCACAGGAAGGTCAGCGCGGTGCCCAGACGTCGCTGTTTGTGCGCGGCGGCAATTCAGACGGCAACTTGGTACTGATTGACGGTGTGAACGCCGGTGATCTCGGCGGACGATTCGATTTCGGTCCTCAATCGACAACAGCGATGGAACGAAGCGAAATTTACCGCGGACCGAATTCGAGCCTGTATGGAGCGGGGGCCGAAAGTGGCGTTGTTAGCATGACCACTCCCCATGGAACAACGGATTTTCCATCTCTGATCTTTCACGGCGACTGGGGCAGTTTCATCAGTTCGAGAGAGGAACTGGAAGCGGCAGGCACATTTGGCAAGTTGGATTATCTGGGCGCCTATAGCTGGCAACAGACCGCAAATGATTTGCCTCACGACGAGTACCACGTTGGAACTGTAGGTGCGAATCTGGGATTTCAACCGACCGGGTCGACGAAGCTTCGCGGCACGCTGCACTATGGCGTCGATGGTACCGGCGTTCCTGGCACATGGGAATTTCACCACCTTGCGGATAACGCCACGGAGAAAGATCAGGACCTGTATATCAGCGGATCAATCGATAACCAGACAACCGCGGACTTCCACAACATGGTGCGCTACGGAGCAACGCGCAAGCGCGAGCAGTACAACCTCTGGGAGCAAACGGGCGCAGGCGTGTTCGATGCGTACGGCGACAGCTTTGGCGACCAGGTGACAATTACCGGCGCAAATGGATATGCAGTGAGTGGTCGCGCGCTAATGGATTTTGGCGGAATCTATCCTCAGGGTTACCAGTTATTTTCAAATCGCGATGCGCTTGTTTATCAGGGAGACTATACCGTTACGCCACACCTAACCGCGCAAATAGGCTTCGGATACGAAGACGAACGCTACACCGGTGCGATCCATCGCACCAACTATGACTACCGCGCTGCGGTACACGGAGATTTCAAGAACCGGTTGTTTTACATGCTGGGCGGGGACCTGGAGCATTATTCATTGTTTGGTGTCCAGACATCGCCGCGTGCCGGTCTTTCTTTTTATGCGTTTCGTCCCCGCAAGGGCGTCCTGAGCGGCACGCGACTTATGTTCAATTTCGGTGACGCAGTGCGGGAACCGTCGGGAACCGATCAGCTTTACTCGCTCTACACATTCCTCGAGCAAAATCCTCCTGACGGTCCTACGACAATTCAGCAGATGCATATCTCGCCGATTGGCGCGCCGACTTCACGCACTTATGAGGGTGGCTTGGAACAGGCGATCTTCAGCGAGCATCTGATTTTCAAGACAAGTTTCTTTCACAACGAATTCGGGCGCCAGATTGAATACGTCGGGCTCGATCTGATTCCGCAGCTACTTCCAAATCTGTCTTCGGCGCAGCAGATCGCTCTCGAACAGCAGTTGCAGGCAGACGGTGCATACGAACTCACGCTGAACACCGAGGCTTACCGTGCAATGGGTGTCGAAGCCACGATGGAGAGTGGCATCGGACGTTCAATATTCCTTCGCGGCGGGTATACCTATCTCGATGCAACTATTCAGCGTTCCTATACCAACGATGATGTAAACCTGCTGGGACCGGTTCCCACATTCAACGGCATCCCGGTCGGTCCCTATGCGCCACTGGTGGGAGCCCGCCCATTCAGGCGGCCTCCCCACGCGGGTTTCTTTGCAGCGAGCTATTCGCACAGCTGGCTCACGATGCTATTTAACTCCGCGTTTGCCAGCCGCTCTGACGATTCCGATTTCCTCGCGGGATACGACATTAACGGAGGCAACACTCTGCTGCTGCCAAACCGCAACCTTGACCATGGGTATGCCAAGCTCGATTTTGGCGGCACAATCCGGCTGCGCGATTGGCTAGGGTTCTATGCGCTCGCGGAGAATCTGACCAACAACCAGCACATCGCTCCAATCGGTTACGTCAGCTTGCCCACTGGTGTTCGTCTGGGTTTGAAATTCCAGTGGGGCAAGGAAAAGCCAAACGTCACTCCGTCGGCATCACGGTAG
- a CDS encoding co-chaperone GroES, with product MAATSVTTTFTPLHDRILVRRLEEGETVRGGIIIPDSAKEKPQEGEVVSVGKGKSNDEGKVFPLDVKAGDKILFGKYSGTEIKIDGEEFLIMREEEVLGIIKK from the coding sequence ATGGCAGCAACATCAGTTACTACGACCTTCACGCCGCTCCACGATCGTATCCTCGTCCGTCGTTTGGAAGAGGGCGAAACGGTTCGCGGCGGCATCATCATCCCCGACAGCGCAAAAGAGAAGCCCCAGGAGGGTGAGGTTGTCTCCGTGGGCAAGGGCAAGTCGAACGACGAGGGCAAGGTGTTCCCTCTCGACGTCAAGGCTGGCGACAAGATTCTCTTTGGCAAGTACTCCGGCACCGAGATCAAGATCGATGGTGAGGAGTTCCTCATTATGCGTGAGGAAGAAGTCCTAGGCATTATCAAGAAGTAG
- the groL gene encoding chaperonin GroEL (60 kDa chaperone family; promotes refolding of misfolded polypeptides especially under stressful conditions; forms two stacked rings of heptamers to form a barrel-shaped 14mer; ends can be capped by GroES; misfolded proteins enter the barrel where they are refolded when GroES binds), with protein MAKQILHGEDSRQAILRGVNTLADAVKATLGPKGRNVVIEKKFGSPTITKDGVTVAKEIDLKDPLENVGAQLVREVASKTSDVAGDGTTTATVLAQSIFREGVKTVAAGANPTALKRGIDKAVTAIIGTRDKDGKWTEGGALGKLSKPVDEGSVAQVGAISANGDQEIGDIIAHAVKVVGKDGVITIEESKTMHTGLETVDGMQFDRGYLSPYFVTDAERLEVVLEDPYILIYEKKISAMKDLLPLLEQVARGGKPLLIIAEDVEGEALATLVVNKLRGTLNVAAVKAPGFGDRRKAILGDIAILTGGKAITEDLGIKLESVKLEDLGRAKRITIDKDNTTIVDGSGKASDIEGRVKEIRSQIEKTTSDYDKEKLQERLAKLVGGVAIIKVGAATETELKEKKARVEDALHATRAAVEEGIVPGGGVALVRAIPAVDELIKTLEGDEKIGAQIVRRSLEEPLRQIVDNAGEEGAVVVAKVLESKDQHFGYNAATGKYEDLVKAGVIDPTKVTRTALQNAASIAGLLLTTEALVVEIPEPKSAPAGGGHGGGMDGMY; from the coding sequence ATGGCAAAGCAGATTTTGCACGGTGAAGATTCCCGTCAGGCGATCTTGCGGGGCGTGAATACGCTGGCAGACGCCGTGAAGGCGACGCTGGGCCCCAAGGGCCGTAACGTCGTAATTGAGAAGAAGTTCGGTTCGCCCACCATCACCAAGGACGGCGTAACCGTAGCCAAGGAAATCGATCTCAAGGATCCGCTTGAGAATGTCGGCGCACAACTCGTACGCGAAGTGGCCTCGAAGACCTCGGACGTCGCGGGCGATGGCACGACGACCGCGACCGTACTGGCCCAGTCCATCTTCCGCGAAGGCGTGAAGACGGTTGCTGCCGGCGCCAATCCCACTGCTCTGAAGCGCGGAATTGACAAGGCTGTTACCGCCATCATCGGCACTCGCGACAAGGACGGCAAGTGGACTGAGGGCGGCGCTCTTGGGAAGCTGTCGAAGCCTGTTGATGAGGGTTCTGTTGCCCAGGTAGGCGCAATCTCTGCCAATGGCGATCAGGAAATCGGCGACATCATTGCGCACGCAGTGAAGGTTGTCGGCAAGGACGGCGTCATCACCATCGAAGAGTCGAAGACCATGCACACGGGCCTCGAGACAGTCGACGGCATGCAATTTGACCGCGGCTATCTGAGCCCTTACTTCGTTACTGATGCGGAGCGTCTTGAAGTTGTTCTGGAAGATCCGTACATCCTGATCTACGAAAAGAAGATCAGCGCGATGAAGGATCTGCTTCCCTTGCTCGAGCAGGTTGCTCGTGGCGGCAAGCCGCTGTTGATCATCGCTGAGGATGTTGAGGGCGAAGCACTCGCCACTCTCGTGGTCAACAAGCTGCGTGGCACATTGAATGTCGCGGCCGTCAAGGCTCCCGGCTTCGGCGATCGCCGCAAAGCTATCCTTGGCGATATCGCGATTCTCACCGGCGGCAAGGCCATCACTGAGGATCTCGGCATCAAGCTCGAGAGCGTAAAGCTCGAAGACCTCGGTCGTGCGAAGCGCATCACCATCGATAAGGACAACACGACCATCGTTGACGGCTCCGGTAAAGCTTCGGACATCGAAGGCCGCGTGAAGGAGATCAGGTCTCAGATTGAGAAGACCACCTCCGACTACGACAAGGAGAAGTTGCAGGAGCGGTTGGCCAAGCTGGTTGGTGGCGTTGCCATCATCAAGGTTGGTGCAGCCACCGAGACCGAGCTGAAGGAAAAGAAGGCTCGCGTTGAGGACGCTCTGCACGCAACCCGTGCGGCAGTCGAGGAAGGCATCGTCCCGGGCGGCGGCGTAGCCCTAGTTCGTGCCATTCCCGCGGTTGACGAGCTGATCAAGACGCTGGAAGGCGATGAGAAGATCGGTGCGCAGATCGTGCGCCGCTCGCTCGAAGAGCCCCTCCGTCAGATCGTCGACAATGCCGGCGAAGAAGGTGCGGTGGTGGTTGCCAAGGTGCTTGAGTCCAAAGACCAGCATTTCGGCTACAACGCTGCCACTGGCAAGTACGAGGACTTGGTGAAGGCCGGCGTAATCGACCCGACCAAGGTCACTCGCACTGCCCTGCAGAACGCAGCCTCGATCGCTGGTCTGTTGCTCACCACCGAAGCACTGGTTGTCGAGATTCCGGAGCCTAAGTCTGCTCCGGCAGGCGGCGGTCACGGCGGCGGCATGGACGGCATGTACTAG
- a CDS encoding carboxypeptidase regulatory-like domain-containing protein, translated as MNRPFWRSATQYGLVCLAVIFFSLSSLAQQTLGSLNGTVVDSSGAAVPGATVTVTDAAINYSTSTTTQGTGFFQVFNLPIGTYSIKVSHEGFETSQLKGVPVQEARATTVNATLKVGQVSESVEVTATPLLNATDATNGYTLDSAQIDETPLATGSFTQVAVLSPGVNAELLSNLDSNSGLGNQNIWANGQRATSNTFQMDGVDSTNLFNGMSSSGETSQRYNFNIGSGTAGSSSAVGTSVYGSNGNSLPSPPPEFMQELRVNASMYDAQQGATSGAQIDVNTVTGTNSWHGQVYGSYANNSLNASPFFDNQAYLLSQEGVGAFPRSLVNPWLSRWTTGFTVGGPVIKDKLFFFAGYQYRSNSDQGTGFSEMTVPSGLTDDRSNAGLAAADAIWGGSTAAGDIDPIAATLLNAKLPNGQYMIPSAQSTGSYAYGVPNVVLLGTSVLKSNQATLSLDYDLTKKDRLSAKYFYQDAPVTKPYGYSQVGGFPVTQNNGSQVAAIDNTISISPRLNWEQRLGFVRMGSYSFFNQAVSGGNFGIGGGFTQDPNVPVSFQPGMPGLLINNFADSNQYSPSLTVGPFTAFVDMGYYQNRLNPSTNLIFTAGRHTIVAGGGYSYTQLNITNNRNGFAEITSSSFDNFLQGKVHAANIIQSIDPQSKRNNADRYYRSNELSGYLQDKWQALPNLSVTAGFRYDYHGGLTEKYGNMFNFDPKVYDVVGSSTTGFTVNNAGFIVAGNNKYHPTHGVSDSTLTGRQWGISPRVGFAWSPKIGHGNLVISGGGGIYYDRGELISYLSQPAGGSIGGPFGVTESAPLVSYANGNGGSLSNPWGTGFHTVTSNPPGSYIQPSSDPGSVKQALQNQLNIMTGPASDPQYGKACGAIDSQAYPGYLDCTATLNFGAYDKGNVLPYTINYTLNVQWQPTNNLAVTLGYSGNRGRHSVIPLPLNEPGIATSTNPIWGETSTYGFDVLNQNNLFTDSYDYQYYYPISGEPWNTLDGGNTDFRAPFVGYSPNAADFKSVGISAYDALEAHVEKRLSHHFQVGGSYTWSHALDEQSDIGLFFTGDDPKKLRDSWASSDFDRTHVFSANFQVEVPNLANAHSLASYFANDWHLTGTGILQSGEPYSLYEFYGAVGSINFGNFPTLMNPVLGIKDPKHPKRALTGNKGSFRGPAGSYIPTIDPTQIAINYVAPGTFGVPVSTGNDPQDIYETAFNVGQRNIFRQPAQKRLDLSIRKSFRITEKIRVQYELNAFNVTNTTSLDIPQDQAQIRQNYACSNTAIQESINNYLNCTPGSYFINYGQIVTSPDPTDQATALGNLDQVPYATGSGKTTQLPTTIPVGQKTCFAALAISNTQGCPNNAANFGSATGTIGGNRAFTMGIHFTY; from the coding sequence ATGAATCGACCTTTTTGGAGGAGTGCCACACAATACGGCTTGGTTTGCCTGGCCGTAATCTTCTTTTCACTGTCCAGTCTGGCTCAACAGACCCTGGGCTCGCTGAATGGAACTGTTGTTGACTCATCGGGCGCGGCTGTACCGGGTGCAACCGTGACCGTGACTGACGCGGCCATCAATTATTCGACGTCAACAACCACGCAAGGCACAGGCTTCTTCCAGGTGTTCAACCTCCCCATCGGCACCTATTCGATCAAGGTCAGCCACGAGGGGTTTGAAACGTCGCAGTTGAAGGGAGTACCTGTCCAGGAGGCGCGCGCCACCACCGTGAACGCGACGCTGAAAGTCGGCCAGGTTTCCGAATCCGTTGAAGTGACAGCCACGCCGCTGCTGAACGCCACCGATGCAACCAACGGATACACGCTCGACAGCGCCCAGATCGACGAAACTCCGCTTGCCACTGGGAGCTTTACCCAAGTCGCCGTGCTTTCACCGGGCGTAAATGCAGAACTGCTCTCAAACCTCGATTCCAACTCAGGACTCGGAAACCAGAACATCTGGGCCAACGGCCAGCGTGCCACTTCGAATACGTTTCAGATGGACGGCGTGGACTCGACCAACCTCTTTAACGGCATGAGTTCCAGCGGCGAGACGTCGCAGCGGTACAACTTCAATATTGGCAGCGGGACTGCGGGCAGCAGTTCAGCCGTCGGCACATCCGTTTACGGTTCGAACGGCAACAGCTTGCCATCCCCTCCGCCGGAGTTCATGCAGGAACTGCGCGTGAACGCTTCAATGTATGACGCGCAGCAGGGTGCGACAAGCGGTGCCCAGATCGATGTGAACACGGTTACGGGCACCAACAGTTGGCATGGACAAGTCTACGGCAGCTACGCAAACAACTCTCTCAACGCGTCGCCGTTCTTCGACAACCAGGCGTATCTTCTGAGCCAGGAAGGCGTAGGCGCCTTCCCCCGATCCCTGGTCAATCCATGGCTCTCCCGCTGGACCACGGGATTCACGGTCGGTGGCCCCGTGATCAAAGACAAGCTGTTCTTCTTTGCCGGCTATCAATATCGTTCCAACTCCGATCAAGGTACCGGTTTCTCAGAGATGACCGTTCCCTCCGGTCTGACGGACGACCGCTCCAACGCAGGGCTCGCCGCAGCGGATGCGATCTGGGGTGGATCAACTGCGGCCGGCGATATTGACCCTATTGCAGCCACATTGCTCAATGCGAAGCTCCCTAACGGACAGTACATGATCCCGTCTGCGCAGAGCACGGGCAGCTATGCATACGGCGTTCCCAACGTAGTTCTGCTCGGTACTTCGGTCCTCAAGTCGAATCAGGCAACCCTCTCGCTCGATTACGACCTGACTAAGAAAGACCGGCTCTCAGCCAAGTACTTCTATCAGGATGCTCCCGTTACCAAGCCTTACGGCTACTCGCAAGTCGGAGGTTTTCCGGTTACCCAGAATAATGGCTCGCAAGTAGCGGCGATTGACAACACGATCTCAATCAGTCCTCGCCTCAACTGGGAGCAGCGGCTGGGCTTTGTGCGTATGGGGTCATACTCCTTCTTCAATCAGGCGGTTTCAGGAGGCAACTTCGGTATCGGCGGCGGCTTCACCCAGGATCCAAATGTCCCCGTCTCATTTCAACCTGGAATGCCGGGCCTGCTCATCAACAACTTTGCAGATAGCAATCAGTACTCTCCCAGCCTGACGGTCGGTCCTTTCACAGCCTTCGTCGATATGGGCTACTATCAAAACCGTCTTAACCCCTCCACCAACCTTATCTTCACTGCTGGAAGGCACACCATTGTGGCGGGCGGCGGCTACAGCTACACCCAGTTGAACATCACCAACAACCGCAACGGATTTGCCGAGATTACCTCCAGCAGCTTTGACAATTTCCTGCAGGGCAAAGTCCACGCGGCAAACATCATCCAGAGCATCGACCCCCAGAGCAAACGCAATAACGCTGATCGTTACTATCGCTCCAACGAACTCTCTGGTTATCTCCAGGACAAATGGCAGGCACTCCCGAACTTGAGCGTCACAGCCGGTTTCCGTTACGACTATCACGGAGGCTTGACGGAAAAGTATGGCAACATGTTCAACTTCGACCCCAAGGTCTATGACGTAGTTGGCAGCAGCACCACAGGATTCACGGTCAACAACGCAGGCTTTATCGTGGCGGGAAATAACAAATACCATCCGACACATGGTGTCAGCGACTCCACTCTGACTGGCCGCCAGTGGGGCATCTCCCCGCGCGTCGGCTTCGCCTGGTCGCCCAAGATCGGCCATGGCAACCTGGTGATCAGCGGCGGCGGAGGCATTTACTACGACCGTGGTGAACTCATCAGCTATCTTTCGCAGCCAGCAGGGGGGTCCATAGGGGGTCCTTTTGGTGTCACCGAGTCGGCCCCGCTTGTCAGCTACGCCAACGGCAACGGAGGATCTCTGTCCAACCCGTGGGGCACAGGATTCCACACGGTAACGTCGAATCCGCCCGGTTCTTACATTCAACCCAGTTCCGATCCCGGCAGCGTCAAACAGGCACTCCAGAACCAACTCAACATCATGACCGGCCCTGCATCCGACCCACAGTATGGCAAGGCTTGCGGTGCCATCGACAGCCAGGCCTATCCGGGCTACCTGGACTGCACGGCAACCCTGAATTTCGGTGCCTATGACAAGGGCAATGTGCTTCCATACACCATCAACTACACCCTCAATGTTCAATGGCAGCCAACCAATAACCTGGCAGTCACTCTTGGCTATTCCGGTAATCGAGGGCGACACTCGGTTATTCCGCTTCCATTGAACGAACCCGGCATCGCTACTTCCACCAATCCTATCTGGGGAGAGACGTCGACATACGGCTTTGACGTGCTCAACCAGAACAATCTCTTCACAGACTCGTATGACTACCAGTACTACTATCCGATCAGCGGGGAACCGTGGAATACTCTCGACGGCGGCAACACGGATTTTCGTGCCCCGTTCGTCGGTTACAGTCCCAATGCCGCAGACTTCAAATCAGTGGGCATCTCCGCCTATGACGCATTGGAAGCTCACGTAGAGAAGAGACTCTCGCATCATTTTCAAGTAGGCGGAAGCTATACCTGGAGCCACGCGCTCGACGAGCAGAGCGATATTGGTCTGTTCTTCACTGGCGACGATCCAAAAAAGCTGCGCGACTCATGGGCTTCGTCGGACTTCGACCGCACCCATGTCTTCAGCGCCAACTTCCAGGTTGAGGTGCCTAATCTCGCAAACGCACATTCCTTGGCATCTTATTTCGCCAACGATTGGCATCTGACCGGAACGGGCATCCTGCAGAGCGGCGAACCGTACTCGCTGTATGAGTTCTACGGCGCCGTCGGAAGCATCAACTTTGGCAACTTCCCAACGTTGATGAATCCAGTTCTCGGCATCAAGGATCCCAAGCACCCGAAGAGGGCGCTCACCGGGAACAAGGGTTCCTTCCGCGGTCCAGCCGGCAGCTATATACCCACCATCGATCCCACACAGATAGCAATCAACTACGTGGCCCCTGGCACCTTCGGTGTTCCCGTGTCCACAGGGAACGATCCGCAGGATATCTACGAGACAGCGTTCAACGTCGGCCAACGCAATATCTTCCGCCAGCCGGCGCAGAAGCGACTCGACCTTTCCATCCGCAAGTCGTTCCGCATAACCGAGAAGATCAGAGTTCAATATGAGCTGAACGCCTTTAACGTAACCAACACCACGAGTCTGGATATCCCGCAGGATCAGGCGCAGATTCGTCAAAACTACGCTTGCTCCAATACTGCAATCCAAGAGTCAATCAACAACTATCTCAACTGCACACCAGGGAGTTACTTCATCAATTACGGCCAGATCGTCACGAGCCCCGATCCGACGGATCAGGCAACCGCTCTGGGCAACCTCGATCAGGTACCCTATGCGACTGGATCGGGGAAGACGACCCAACTACCAACAACGATCCCAGTCGGCCAGAAGACCTGCTTTGCAGCCCTTGCCATTTCCAACACTCAGGGATGCCCCAACAACGCGGCCAATTTCGGTTCCGCCACCGGAACAATAGGTGGTAATCGGGCCTTTACCATGGGCATTCACTTCACCTACTAA
- a CDS encoding protein kinase: protein MQPAIIQMILADGEAADSVLAQWTFTKGLSHPHILKILDAGRCVMDDRELVYVVTESSDAALSKIMRGGMLEAARTREIFNPVLSALLYLHDSGVIHGHVNPSTIQFASAKPKLSVADVLIAGSVRRKIAGAGLYDAPELQHDIVSAVADTWSVGLVMYEAMTDAPLSLDSVENGRAQNVQSLPSPFREIVQDCLQLDPVRRCTIENILQRLDESNETHHSNAQVPVKMQIAPGATITPVSEIEPADELDAHLPAETTTEDPALFSKSFERFEEAHLTRFRVLPYAVVLLAALAVVSFLLVRRHNANSPSAVTSQIAKPESRDSVQEKQPSTSTASAPVPDNQSAAPVSPVAHQTEPEIKTPAAENPSQDAAQLEPPKTSVPSKPLSKSSSTASPTPINGETNGSVVKRVIPNASPGAFEGNPILVEAQVRVSVNKDGAVSNVEYISPGAGNYFARLAERAARSWQFTPPMQNGKPGPSVWVLRFYFARNQTEATAEREQRL from the coding sequence ATGCAGCCAGCAATTATCCAGATGATTCTTGCGGATGGCGAAGCGGCCGATTCAGTTCTCGCTCAGTGGACTTTTACTAAGGGCCTGTCTCACCCTCATATTCTGAAGATTCTGGACGCGGGCCGGTGCGTCATGGATGATCGTGAACTGGTATATGTCGTCACCGAATCTTCTGACGCCGCTCTCTCCAAGATCATGCGAGGCGGAATGCTGGAAGCAGCTCGCACAAGAGAGATATTCAATCCGGTTTTGAGTGCACTCCTCTACCTTCATGACAGTGGTGTAATTCACGGTCACGTAAATCCGTCGACGATTCAGTTCGCTAGCGCAAAACCGAAGCTGTCCGTCGCCGACGTATTGATTGCCGGTTCGGTCAGGAGAAAGATCGCCGGCGCCGGCCTCTACGATGCGCCCGAACTGCAGCATGACATCGTGTCCGCGGTCGCAGATACATGGTCCGTCGGGTTGGTTATGTATGAAGCTATGACGGATGCCCCCCTCTCTCTCGATTCGGTGGAGAATGGGAGAGCGCAAAATGTTCAGTCCCTACCGAGCCCCTTCCGCGAAATTGTGCAGGACTGTCTGCAACTGGATCCTGTTCGCCGTTGCACCATTGAAAACATTCTTCAACGGCTCGATGAAAGCAATGAGACACATCATTCAAACGCACAGGTTCCGGTCAAAATGCAAATTGCTCCAGGCGCGACAATAACCCCCGTCAGCGAAATCGAGCCTGCAGACGAGCTCGATGCGCACTTGCCGGCAGAAACCACGACCGAGGATCCAGCACTTTTCTCCAAATCGTTTGAGCGGTTTGAAGAAGCGCATCTGACCCGCTTTCGAGTGCTACCGTATGCAGTTGTCCTTCTTGCTGCACTCGCTGTCGTCTCGTTTTTGCTGGTTCGCAGACATAATGCCAATTCTCCATCTGCGGTGACGAGCCAAATCGCCAAGCCCGAATCTAGAGATTCTGTCCAGGAGAAACAACCTTCCACATCCACTGCGAGCGCCCCGGTTCCCGACAACCAGTCCGCCGCTCCTGTATCTCCAGTTGCACATCAAACCGAGCCGGAAATCAAAACGCCCGCTGCAGAAAACCCATCGCAAGACGCTGCTCAGTTAGAACCACCAAAAACGTCCGTACCCAGTAAGCCATTGTCGAAATCTTCTTCCACTGCGAGTCCTACGCCGATCAATGGCGAAACCAACGGTTCCGTTGTCAAACGGGTGATACCTAATGCGTCCCCCGGTGCATTCGAGGGGAATCCAATCCTCGTTGAAGCGCAAGTTCGAGTGTCTGTCAACAAGGATGGCGCCGTTTCTAATGTGGAATATATATCTCCGGGTGCTGGAAATTATTTTGCGCGCCTCGCTGAGCGTGCAGCGCGGTCGTGGCAATTCACGCCCCCGATGCAGAACGGCAAACCTGGCCCCAGTGTATGGGTGCTGCGGTTTTATTTCGCACGAAACCAGACCGAAGCCACAGCTGAACGTGAGCAAAGACTGTAG